The Osmerus eperlanus chromosome 7, fOsmEpe2.1, whole genome shotgun sequence genome includes a region encoding these proteins:
- the pafah1b3 gene encoding platelet-activating factor acetylhydrolase IB subunit gamma yields the protein MSAGECNPAATPTSCVDVQGDGRWMSLHNRFVSDSKGKEPDVLFVGDSLVQLLHQFEVWRKLFSPLHTLNFGVGGDATQHVLWRLGNGELDHISPKVVVLWVGTNNHGHTAEQVCGGIMAIVQLIKNKLPNAHTLVLGLLPRGRLSNPLREKNSLVNQLVQEGVSSLPHASFLNVDPGFVLSDGSISHQDMYDYLHLTPKAYHAVCTPLHAHVKTLLEKPAEN from the exons ATGAGCGCAGGAGAATGTAACCCCGCCGCCACACCCACCTCTTGTGTGGACGTTCAAGGAGATGGACGATGGATGTCTTTG CACAATCGCTTTGTTTCGGACAGCAAGGGCAAGGAACCCGACGTCCTGTTTGTTGGGGACTCTCTTGTACAGCTCTTGCACCAATTTGAG GTGTGGAGAAAGCTAttttcccccctccacactctaAACTTTGGTGTAGGCGGTGAtgccacacagcatgtcttatGGAGGCTGGGCAATGGAGAGTTGGACCACATCAGCCCAAAG GTTGTGGTTCTGTGGGTGGGCACCAACAACCATGGCCACACCGCAGAGCAGGTCTGTGGAGGCATCATGGCTATTGTCCAGCTTATCAAGAACAAGCTGCCTAATGCCCACACCCTCGTTCTG GGATTGCTACCCAGGGGTCGGTTGTCCAACCCTCTGCGAGAGAAGAACAGCCTGGTTAACCAGCTAGTCCAGGAGGGTGTGTCTTCACTCCCCCACGCCTCCTTTCTCAACGTGGACCCCGGCTTTGTGCTGTCAGACGGAAGCATCTCCCACCAGGATATGTACGATTACCTCCACCTCACGCCCAAGGCCTACCACGCTGTGTGTACGCCCCTACATGCACACGTCAAGACCCTGCTGGAGAAACCGGCTGAGAACTGA